The sequence aaaaatcagaaataaatatacatcttcTCTCCTGTTGATATTGAACATGAATTATCTcatattttgtgatttttaatttttaattttgattatttaattgaaattttattagaaaatgttaaacattgtattaaattttggaACAAAATATTagctaattttattaaatttgtttttcttttgggtatGTATCTCGATATAGAATAACTCTCTGCCATTGAACAAATATGCATTTTTGACAACCCACAATGCATATGCAATTGACGGATATCCATCTCACACTGGAGCTCCGAGATTCACTTTCACCAATCAAGAAGACAGTGTCGCTCAACAGCTTAATGTATGCTTCCTGCTTCCTGCTTCCTgccatatacatatattaccATCTTCATTGATATAACTAACcctaaatttattgtttttatttttttacagaATGGAGCTCGAGCATTGATGCTTGATACATATGATTTTCGTGGAGATGTATGGCTGTGCCATTCATTTAAAGGGCAATGTCACGACTACACTGCATTTGTATGTCCATTTATACctcatgttttcttttttcttttaagagtTATTGTAAATAAATCTCCTTAATTTCCCTTTTCAGGGACCTGCTATTGAcaccttaaaagaaattgaagcaTTCTTATCAGCAAATCCATCAGAAATTGTGACAATAATATTAGAAGATTATGTTCAAGCCCCTAATGGACTCACAAAGCTGTTCACTGATGCTGGGTTGATGAAATACTGGTTCTCAGTGACAAACATGCCCCAAAATGGTCAAGATTGGCCTCTAGTCAGTGACATGGTCAAGAACAATCAAAGGCTACTTGTGTTCACTTCAATTCAATCCAAGGAACAAACTGAAGGAATTGCCTATCAGTGGAATTACATGGTTGAAAATCACTGTAAGCTCACGATTTCATTGTAAACTGCAACTTTACAATTACccttatcatatatatatatattcaaataatcAGTGTTTTGACATATAATTTTGGTAGATGGAGAAGATGGTATGAAGGCAGGAAGTTGTTCAAA comes from Ricinus communis isolate WT05 ecotype wild-type chromosome 5, ASM1957865v1, whole genome shotgun sequence and encodes:
- the LOC8260260 gene encoding PI-PLC X domain-containing protein At5g67130 codes for the protein MGISQNLILIAVSLLVGVAEACSNGDCRLLDECSSDQDCEAGLYCFSCPQGFSGSRCVRSTVSDQFKLLNNSLPLNKYAFLTTHNAYAIDGYPSHTGAPRFTFTNQEDSVAQQLNNGARALMLDTYDFRGDVWLCHSFKGQCHDYTAFGPAIDTLKEIEAFLSANPSEIVTIILEDYVQAPNGLTKLFTDAGLMKYWFSVTNMPQNGQDWPLVSDMVKNNQRLLVFTSIQSKEQTEGIAYQWNYMVENHYGEDGMKAGSCSNRGESSSLDDKTKSLVLVNYFGTIPLKDLSCHDNSGDLIDMLHTCYGASDNRWANFVAVDYYKRSEGGGSFQAVDTLNGKLLCGCDDIHACMAGSTSRACSS